In Sphingobacterium thalpophilum, a genomic segment contains:
- a CDS encoding efflux RND transporter permease subunit, which yields MLKKFIERPVLATVISILLVILGVIGILKLPLQQFPDIAPPAVQVTALYPGANAETVLRAVAPSLEESINGVENMSYMSSTASNDGSLMITVYFKLGTDPDQAAVNVQNRVAQATSQLPAEVVQAGITTAKQQNSLIMVLDLYTEDQSKYDQTFITNYAQINIIPELKRIPGVGQALPFGGSKDYSMRVWLNPNQMAIYKLTPEEVMAAIQDKNVEAAPGKFGESSREAFEFVIKYKGKLNQPSDYENIIIRSNTDGSVLKLKDVARVELGSYTYASHTRINGKAGLNIGVMQLAGSNANEIQIAIQKFMEKASLSFPKGVKYLVLYNTKDALDQSIDQVKHTLVEAFILVFLVVFLFLQDFRSTLIPAIAVPVAIVGTFFFMQLFGFSINLLTLFALVLAIGIVVDDAIVVVEAVHAKMEHENLPPKLATTSAMSEITGAIISITLVMSAVFLPIGFMEGSTGVFYRQFAFTLAIAIVISAINALTLSPALCALFLKPTHHGHADAKKLNFKERFFAGFNVGFDRLTKNYLGSLRFLIRYKWVAFAGLGITLLLTVFMIRKTPTGFIPSEDQGFIAVSLSMPAGASLDRTSGALAEAEKQLQHADFTKTLNVLAGFNILTQSTSPSAGVAFILLKPHEERGKIKDINAIMADVNQRLANIKGANFFVFTFPTVPGFSNVDGLDMVLQDRTGGQLGKFSGIGQKFIGELMKRPEIMMAFTTFKADYPQYELQVDDIKAEQLGVSTKSILQTMQAYFGSAQASDFNRFGKYYRVMVQADAKDRSEPTSMDGIFVKNRLGDMVPINTLVKLERVYGPETASRYNLFNSIGINAIPKPGYSSGDAIRAVEEVAKQQLPTGFTYEFSGMTKEEIVSGGQSTLIFILCLIFVYFLLAAQYESYIIPLAVILSIPTGIFGVFAAISFTDIANNIYVQVALVMLIGLLAKNAILIVEFAIQGRKQGLSIPSAALKAARLRLRPIIMTSLAFIVGMIPMMTAVGPSAQGNHSISIAAAGGMFTGVVLGLFIIPILFIFFQFIQEKIGGSPKQKQHENNAVSLEIPVHTNN from the coding sequence ATGCTTAAGAAATTTATAGAAAGACCTGTACTTGCTACCGTTATCTCCATATTACTTGTCATATTGGGGGTGATTGGTATCCTCAAACTGCCATTGCAGCAGTTTCCCGATATTGCACCGCCCGCAGTGCAAGTAACGGCATTATATCCTGGGGCAAATGCCGAAACGGTCCTTCGTGCCGTAGCCCCCTCACTCGAAGAGTCAATCAACGGTGTTGAAAATATGAGCTACATGAGCTCTACCGCCAGTAACGACGGTTCGTTAATGATTACGGTATATTTTAAACTTGGTACAGACCCTGACCAAGCTGCTGTAAACGTCCAAAATCGTGTGGCTCAGGCAACCAGCCAATTGCCGGCTGAGGTTGTACAAGCCGGGATCACCACGGCAAAACAGCAAAACAGCTTGATCATGGTATTGGATCTTTATACGGAAGATCAGAGTAAATACGATCAGACCTTTATTACCAATTACGCCCAGATCAATATTATTCCTGAACTGAAACGGATACCTGGGGTTGGACAAGCATTGCCATTTGGTGGTAGCAAAGACTACTCCATGCGCGTATGGCTCAATCCAAATCAAATGGCGATCTATAAATTAACGCCTGAGGAAGTAATGGCCGCCATCCAAGATAAAAACGTCGAAGCTGCTCCGGGTAAATTCGGAGAGAGCAGCCGTGAAGCTTTTGAATTTGTAATCAAATATAAAGGTAAACTCAACCAGCCAAGTGATTACGAAAATATTATTATCCGCTCCAATACAGACGGTTCTGTACTAAAACTCAAAGACGTCGCTCGTGTCGAACTGGGATCTTATACCTATGCGAGTCATACCCGCATCAACGGTAAAGCAGGATTGAATATTGGGGTAATGCAGCTTGCAGGTTCGAATGCAAATGAAATTCAGATTGCCATTCAAAAATTCATGGAGAAAGCCTCTTTAAGCTTTCCAAAAGGTGTCAAATATCTCGTTTTATACAACACAAAAGATGCACTTGATCAATCTATTGACCAAGTAAAACATACACTAGTTGAAGCATTTATACTGGTATTTTTAGTTGTCTTTCTATTCCTTCAAGATTTTAGATCGACATTGATACCAGCGATTGCGGTACCGGTAGCCATCGTGGGAACATTTTTCTTCATGCAGCTCTTCGGCTTTTCAATCAACCTACTGACTTTGTTTGCTCTGGTACTAGCCATTGGGATTGTCGTCGATGACGCGATTGTGGTTGTGGAGGCTGTTCATGCCAAGATGGAGCATGAAAATCTCCCGCCTAAGCTTGCTACGACATCTGCCATGAGTGAAATCACAGGCGCCATCATCTCGATTACATTGGTGATGTCTGCCGTATTCCTTCCCATCGGCTTTATGGAAGGTTCAACCGGGGTATTTTATAGACAATTTGCTTTCACCTTGGCGATTGCAATCGTTATTTCAGCAATCAATGCCTTGACACTAAGCCCTGCGTTATGTGCGCTCTTCTTAAAACCAACGCATCATGGTCATGCTGATGCCAAGAAACTTAATTTCAAAGAGCGTTTCTTCGCTGGATTCAATGTTGGATTTGATCGGTTGACGAAGAATTATTTAGGTAGTTTACGCTTCTTGATCCGTTATAAGTGGGTTGCATTTGCAGGATTGGGAATTACCCTACTTTTGACTGTATTTATGATCCGTAAAACACCTACTGGATTCATCCCATCAGAGGATCAAGGATTCATTGCTGTATCCTTATCTATGCCAGCAGGGGCCTCTTTGGATCGTACCTCTGGAGCATTGGCCGAAGCGGAGAAACAACTTCAACATGCTGATTTTACCAAAACTTTAAATGTACTTGCTGGTTTCAATATTTTGACACAATCCACAAGTCCATCAGCAGGTGTTGCATTTATCCTCCTTAAACCACATGAAGAACGTGGTAAGATAAAAGACATCAATGCTATTATGGCCGATGTCAATCAGCGATTGGCAAATATCAAAGGCGCAAATTTCTTTGTCTTTACCTTCCCTACTGTCCCAGGATTCAGTAACGTGGATGGTCTGGATATGGTACTGCAGGACCGGACCGGTGGACAACTCGGAAAATTCAGTGGCATAGGCCAAAAGTTTATTGGCGAATTGATGAAACGTCCAGAAATTATGATGGCTTTCACAACCTTTAAAGCGGATTATCCACAATATGAACTCCAGGTAGATGATATCAAAGCAGAACAACTTGGCGTAAGCACAAAAAGCATCTTACAGACTATGCAAGCCTATTTTGGTAGTGCCCAAGCCTCAGATTTTAATCGTTTTGGAAAGTATTATCGTGTGATGGTCCAAGCTGATGCCAAGGATAGAAGTGAACCAACTTCAATGGACGGTATTTTTGTAAAAAACAGATTGGGAGACATGGTTCCCATCAATACATTAGTCAAATTAGAACGTGTATATGGTCCGGAAACAGCATCTCGTTACAACTTATTCAATTCGATTGGAATAAATGCGATACCAAAACCAGGATATAGTTCCGGGGATGCTATCCGTGCAGTTGAAGAAGTTGCAAAACAACAATTGCCGACCGGATTTACTTATGAGTTCTCAGGTATGACTAAAGAAGAAATTGTCTCCGGAGGCCAATCCACATTGATTTTTATTCTCTGTCTGATATTCGTTTATTTTCTGCTTGCGGCACAATATGAAAGCTATATCATTCCATTGGCGGTTATTCTCTCCATTCCTACAGGTATATTTGGGGTCTTCGCAGCAATTAGCTTCACTGATATTGCCAACAACATCTATGTACAAGTCGCACTCGTTATGTTGATTGGATTATTGGCCAAAAATGCCATTCTGATCGTAGAATTTGCCATCCAAGGGCGCAAACAGGGACTATCAATTCCTAGTGCCGCACTTAAAGCAGCGAGATTACGTTTGAGACCTATTATTATGACTTCTTTAGCTTTTATCGTTGGTATGATTCCAATGATGACAGCGGTAGGTCCATCAGCGCAAGGAAATCACTCAATCAGTATTGCCGCTGCGGGCGGGATGTTCACTGGAGTAGTTTTAGGGCTCTTTATTATCCCTATTCTCTTTATTTTCTTCCAATTTATCCAAGAGAAAATAGGAGGCTCTCCAAAGCAAAAACAACATGAAAACAATGCCGTTTCGTTGGAAATACCCGTGCATACAAACAATTAG
- a CDS encoding efflux RND transporter periplasmic adaptor subunit, translating to MKTNLSPSLKKIYVPALNSVKRINIVKTAYVLSAIFLYSCSTGTSKPIDPPPVNLPVVTIENGNETVYQEYPATIEASANIEIRPQVEGILENIYVDEGAKVTKGQALFKINDRPYQEQLNQAKANLLAAKASLENAELEVEKKTKLVNTKVLTDFQLKTAISARNAAKANVQLALSAVETAKINVGYTLIRASAEGYIGRLQRKQGSLVGPTDAQPLTALSNVRDLHVYFSLGENDFIAFKNNTEGSNLQQKLHNLPPISLVLSDQTIYDQKGKIDMVDGQFDKNTGAITLRATFNNPEGVLRNGNTGRVRLQKKYEQALLVPQLATLEMQDKIFVYTVGKENKVVQQPITVIGKSGANYLVSKGLNAGDRIVYKGIDLLQDGQKITPQALSRDSINSL from the coding sequence ATGAAAACAAATTTATCACCAAGTCTTAAAAAGATTTACGTTCCAGCACTTAACAGTGTTAAACGAATTAATATCGTAAAGACAGCATATGTGTTGAGTGCAATCTTTCTATACAGTTGCTCAACCGGAACAAGTAAACCCATTGATCCACCACCAGTTAACCTTCCGGTCGTTACCATCGAGAACGGTAACGAGACCGTTTACCAGGAATATCCAGCGACTATTGAAGCTTCCGCCAATATTGAGATCAGACCTCAGGTAGAGGGAATTTTGGAAAACATCTATGTCGATGAAGGAGCCAAAGTAACTAAAGGTCAAGCACTTTTCAAGATAAACGACCGCCCCTATCAGGAACAATTAAACCAAGCGAAGGCAAATTTGCTGGCAGCAAAAGCTAGTCTGGAAAATGCGGAGTTAGAAGTCGAAAAGAAAACAAAGCTGGTGAATACCAAAGTACTGACAGACTTCCAGCTAAAAACAGCTATCAGTGCGCGTAATGCCGCTAAAGCAAACGTACAATTGGCACTATCGGCCGTTGAAACCGCAAAAATCAATGTCGGATATACCCTAATACGGGCTTCAGCCGAAGGATACATCGGTAGATTACAGCGCAAGCAAGGGAGTTTGGTTGGTCCTACAGACGCACAACCACTTACAGCATTGTCAAATGTAAGAGATCTTCATGTTTATTTCTCACTGGGAGAAAATGACTTTATTGCATTCAAAAACAATACAGAAGGGAGCAACTTACAACAAAAGCTTCACAACCTCCCTCCGATCAGCCTAGTTCTTTCGGATCAGACAATTTATGATCAGAAAGGAAAAATAGATATGGTGGACGGGCAGTTTGATAAAAATACCGGTGCGATTACACTTCGTGCAACGTTCAACAATCCGGAGGGAGTTTTACGCAATGGAAATACGGGGCGTGTAAGACTACAGAAGAAGTATGAACAAGCATTATTGGTACCGCAGCTTGCTACCCTTGAAATGCAGGATAAAATCTTCGTTTATACCGTTGGTAAAGAAAATAAAGTTGTTCAACAGCCTATTACTGTCATTGGAAAAAGTGGTGCAAACTATCTGGTAAGTAAAGGACTAAATGCCGGAGATCGAATTGTCTACAAAGGCATTGACTTGCTTCAGGATGGTCAGAAAATTACACCACAAGCCTTATCAAGAGATAGCATCAATTCATTATAA
- a CDS encoding TetR/AcrR family transcriptional regulator, translating to MGSKERIQRLKDENRTNILDAALQIVKEEGWQALSMRKIADIIEYTAPMIYEYFANKDAILMELANQGYLLLAKKVKQAKSTETDLEKQLEAMWFSYWDFAFEERELYQLMFGVGTACCGFEKTYKCAESHGKLISDVIREIMKEKNPSEELICRKYFTYWSIIHGLISINLVNQGNGENTNQEVLKDAIYGITRSLTD from the coding sequence ATGGGTAGTAAAGAACGCATACAACGGCTCAAAGATGAAAATAGAACCAATATTCTAGATGCTGCGCTCCAAATCGTCAAAGAAGAAGGATGGCAAGCCCTGAGTATGCGCAAAATTGCAGATATCATTGAATATACTGCCCCCATGATATACGAGTATTTCGCCAATAAAGATGCCATTTTGATGGAACTTGCCAACCAAGGCTATCTCCTGCTTGCCAAAAAAGTAAAGCAAGCCAAATCAACTGAAACCGATCTGGAGAAGCAATTGGAAGCAATGTGGTTTAGCTATTGGGATTTCGCCTTCGAAGAACGGGAATTATATCAGTTAATGTTCGGTGTGGGAACTGCCTGTTGTGGATTTGAAAAAACGTATAAATGTGCAGAATCCCATGGGAAATTGATAAGTGATGTCATCCGTGAAATCATGAAAGAGAAAAATCCATCCGAAGAATTGATCTGTAGAAAGTATTTCACCTACTGGTCTATTATACATGGATTGATTTCGATCAATCTGGTAAACCAAGGTAATGGCGAAAATACCAATCAAGAAGTATTAAAGGATGCTATTTACGGCATCACACGCTCCCTGACTGACTAA
- a CDS encoding ATP-binding protein — translation MKRSTKITNQSIESAGLPKDPKHAIAEYIWNGFDAKATQIELSIDSNELGYINRISIQDNGEGIPLETLSSSFGNFLDSIKKNSLKRSSYTRGKKGKGRFSFSLFATRAIWNTVFQKDEYFSNYRIQIDRESKEQYDISESSPVGHKNTGTQVTFEGVFGLNATVFESDDFNNFLAQEFGWFLYLNKERDYAIRVNGKLLVYDHLIQETDQLSWTGYSPDRDTSYHFTINYIRWNQQIGDRYYYYFLNSDKKEIAKVLSSFNNNAINFHHSVYVESTFFDHFEQQDILLSTEDNLFSGKAKQVIYRNLLAELRDLLDRKQKKYVLEHAVAVKLTDLERKGLLPAYNNSEEDKKRKNLLLALVQELYIVDPRIFFGIKTDLIRTYLGFIDLLLQSEKSTEILPIIEQALPLTEKEKNRIKQIVTLAASPENASSKPKK, via the coding sequence ATGAAGAGGAGCACAAAAATAACCAACCAAAGTATCGAATCTGCAGGACTTCCCAAAGACCCTAAACATGCCATTGCTGAATATATCTGGAATGGATTTGATGCAAAAGCCACACAGATCGAACTCTCCATAGACAGTAATGAATTAGGCTACATTAATCGTATAAGCATACAGGACAATGGTGAAGGCATACCCCTAGAGACACTTTCTTCCTCATTTGGAAACTTTTTGGATTCTATAAAAAAGAACAGCCTCAAACGCAGCTCCTATACAAGAGGAAAAAAGGGAAAGGGCCGATTTTCTTTCTCGCTTTTTGCAACGCGTGCAATTTGGAATACTGTTTTTCAGAAGGATGAATATTTCTCAAACTACCGAATTCAAATCGATCGCGAAAGTAAAGAGCAATACGATATCAGTGAAAGCTCGCCGGTAGGACATAAAAATACAGGAACACAAGTTACTTTTGAAGGCGTTTTTGGACTTAATGCTACTGTTTTTGAAAGCGATGACTTTAACAATTTCCTCGCACAAGAATTCGGTTGGTTTCTTTACTTGAATAAGGAAAGGGATTACGCCATACGCGTCAATGGAAAGCTGTTGGTTTATGATCATTTAATCCAGGAGACAGACCAGCTTTCGTGGACAGGCTATAGCCCGGATCGTGATACTTCTTATCATTTCACCATCAATTACATTCGCTGGAACCAGCAAATTGGTGATCGATATTATTATTATTTTCTTAATAGTGATAAAAAGGAAATTGCCAAAGTACTTAGCAGTTTCAATAATAACGCGATCAATTTCCACCACTCTGTCTATGTGGAATCTACTTTCTTTGATCATTTCGAACAACAAGATATCCTCCTATCTACAGAAGATAATCTTTTCTCGGGGAAAGCCAAACAAGTTATTTATCGAAATTTACTTGCTGAATTACGTGATTTACTCGATAGAAAGCAAAAAAAATATGTACTTGAGCACGCTGTCGCTGTAAAATTAACAGATCTTGAAAGAAAGGGCCTACTACCCGCCTACAACAACTCGGAAGAGGATAAAAAAAGAAAAAACCTATTGTTAGCATTAGTACAGGAATTATATATTGTAGATCCACGCATTTTCTTCGGCATTAAAACAGACCTTATCCGCACCTATCTTGGTTTCATCGACCTGTTATTACAATCGGAAAAAAGTACGGAAATTCTCCCTATCATCGAACAGGCACTTCCCCTAACTGAGAAAGAAAAGAATCGCATAAAACAGATTGTAACCCTTGCTGCAAGCCCTGAAAACGCTTCTTCCAAACCGAAAAAATAA
- a CDS encoding DUF1572 family protein encodes MLIETLKNLFRRDLNRLRDEISLYKQEGNIWLIERDISNSAGNLCLHLIGNLQTYIGTEIGKTGYIRDRAAEFSLKDIPRTRLLDQIDDTIDVVTRSLDLLSEENLLEIYPILVFEEKTTTQYLLVHLTTHLTYHLGQINYHRRLLDQPEV; translated from the coding sequence ATGCTTATAGAAACTTTAAAAAACCTTTTCCGACGGGACTTAAACAGGCTGCGTGATGAAATTTCTTTGTACAAACAGGAAGGAAATATATGGCTTATTGAACGTGATATTTCCAATTCAGCTGGCAACTTATGTTTACACCTGATCGGAAATCTTCAAACATATATTGGTACTGAAATAGGCAAGACTGGGTATATCAGAGATCGAGCGGCTGAGTTTTCGTTAAAAGACATTCCTCGAACACGATTATTAGATCAGATAGATGATACGATTGATGTGGTTACACGTTCTCTGGATCTGTTGTCGGAGGAGAACCTTCTTGAGATATATCCCATACTCGTGTTTGAGGAAAAAACAACAACGCAGTATTTGCTTGTTCATCTGACCACCCATCTAACTTATCACCTTGGCCAAATAAACTATCACCGGCGACTGCTGGATCAACCTGAGGTATAG
- a CDS encoding GNAT family N-acetyltransferase translates to MDIRKAVLSDAPDLATLTEQLGYPADIEGTKTILEDLLRKQEYAVFVGIIDNKTVGWIQLHQVISMETGVYVEIIGLVVDEEYRGRGLGRLLLHAASDWSRSLDCYRLRVRCNIIRTESHKFYQNSGFILKKEQKVFDSLL, encoded by the coding sequence ATGGACATAAGAAAAGCGGTATTATCTGATGCTCCGGATCTCGCAACCTTGACCGAACAGCTGGGTTATCCAGCCGATATTGAAGGAACGAAAACTATTTTGGAGGATCTGTTGCGGAAGCAGGAGTATGCTGTATTTGTGGGGATTATTGACAATAAAACAGTTGGCTGGATTCAACTTCATCAGGTCATCAGTATGGAGACTGGTGTTTATGTAGAAATCATTGGCTTGGTTGTCGATGAAGAATATCGAGGTCGGGGGCTAGGCCGATTATTATTGCATGCGGCATCCGATTGGTCTAGGTCCCTCGATTGCTACCGTTTGCGTGTAAGATGCAATATCATTCGGACCGAGAGCCATAAGTTTTATCAAAATAGTGGTTTTATACTAAAAAAGGAGCAGAAAGTTTTTGATTCTTTGCTTTAA
- a CDS encoding BamA/TamA family outer membrane protein, producing the protein MRRIFTLIACCCVFNSHAQRMDSITTVIAPEYDRVGLLHRFWLGDSYRKLYNTPVKMRVMDLATERGGLQIVKLGGGMQTQSLRLVDSMGREWVLRSIQKYPERSLPESLRKTFAKDIVQDQISIHHPFGALTVPPFNKALGIPSASPELVFVGDDPRFGEYREVFKNRAYMFEARTPFEDQKTDNSAKVMRKVLEDNDTQIDQKLTLRARMLDFTLGDWDRHQDNWRWDPEKEKGKKIYTPVPRDRDKVYYKTSGVFPTLLSYQWLKAHLQPFSPHIRNVPHWNFNASTFDHFFLTHLTEDEWIDEIQFVQKTLTDSLIHQAMLTMPDTIVKMSANELETNIRSRRDELMESGLTYYRFLARVVELPLSAKSEFVDVDYNKDGSVTVNIHNKKKDGTEGRKLLKRTFVPDQTKEVRIYGISGTDEYKLHGSGKSPIKIRLIGGDGQNLYRTTDKFANGSKVYIYDGKNQVPGAMQVDDAIHLKLSKDSAVHKFDYENFIYDRKGVVFNLDYGVDRGLIFGLGYMIENQGFRKKPYAYRHQFLGSYLTGRESFMFDYKGNYKDLIAGHDLYIHLSSLGPKNLSNFFGYGNNTIFDKSDSKRISYYRNRFDLVSGDIFLEKYLEPKFKVFYGSSSEYYTSKESNNVGRYFEEFHQKYPSEPIYGSNFFTGLTGGIDYDTRDNMANPKSGVHVHTRLGWNAEIGGEGRNYTKLQHSMSFYKTVADNYITFANRVGFDAVWGDPYFYQHAQIGGEMSLRGYNSRRFTGKTALYNNFDMRLKLFSYSSYIVPGTVGAIGFYDVGRVWMSHENSNDWHMGYGGGIYFMPGDLLTIQGVIGFSKEATLPYLRVGLSF; encoded by the coding sequence ATGAGAAGAATCTTTACATTAATTGCCTGTTGCTGTGTTTTTAATTCGCATGCACAACGTATGGACAGTATTACCACGGTGATCGCACCTGAATATGACCGAGTGGGTTTACTGCATCGATTTTGGCTTGGAGATAGTTACCGTAAATTATATAATACTCCTGTTAAGATGCGTGTGATGGATCTCGCTACAGAGCGGGGCGGGCTTCAGATTGTTAAGTTGGGTGGTGGCATGCAGACACAGTCACTTCGACTGGTAGATTCTATGGGTAGGGAGTGGGTTCTTAGGTCTATTCAGAAATACCCTGAACGTAGCCTACCGGAAAGCCTTCGAAAGACATTTGCAAAAGATATAGTACAAGATCAGATTTCGATACATCATCCATTTGGTGCATTGACCGTTCCGCCATTTAATAAAGCCTTAGGTATTCCTTCAGCTTCGCCAGAACTGGTTTTTGTAGGAGATGACCCTAGGTTCGGCGAGTATCGTGAGGTATTTAAAAATAGGGCCTACATGTTTGAGGCGCGCACCCCTTTTGAGGATCAAAAAACAGATAATAGCGCAAAAGTAATGCGTAAAGTGTTGGAAGACAACGATACGCAAATTGATCAGAAGCTCACACTACGTGCGCGGATGCTCGATTTTACGCTTGGGGACTGGGATCGTCATCAGGATAATTGGCGTTGGGATCCCGAAAAGGAAAAAGGTAAAAAGATCTATACTCCCGTCCCAAGGGATCGGGATAAGGTATATTATAAAACTTCGGGGGTATTTCCCACATTACTTTCCTATCAATGGCTGAAGGCTCATTTGCAACCCTTTAGTCCACATATTCGAAATGTGCCCCATTGGAATTTTAATGCGAGTACTTTTGATCATTTTTTTCTCACTCATCTTACAGAGGATGAATGGATTGACGAAATACAGTTTGTTCAGAAAACACTGACGGATTCGTTGATTCATCAAGCGATGTTAACGATGCCTGATACAATTGTGAAAATGAGTGCGAATGAATTGGAAACAAATATTCGTTCAAGAAGGGACGAGCTGATGGAAAGCGGACTGACCTATTATCGATTTCTTGCGCGTGTCGTTGAACTACCATTGTCCGCTAAATCTGAATTTGTGGATGTCGATTACAATAAGGATGGCTCGGTCACTGTCAATATCCACAACAAGAAAAAAGATGGTACCGAAGGACGAAAATTGCTAAAACGCACCTTTGTACCTGATCAGACCAAAGAAGTTCGTATATATGGCATATCGGGCACTGACGAATATAAGTTACATGGATCGGGCAAATCGCCCATAAAGATCCGGCTAATTGGGGGGGATGGACAGAATCTATATCGTACAACTGATAAATTTGCCAATGGTAGCAAAGTTTATATCTATGATGGTAAAAATCAGGTGCCGGGTGCTATGCAGGTTGATGATGCTATTCATCTGAAGTTGAGCAAAGACAGCGCTGTCCATAAGTTTGACTATGAAAATTTTATCTATGACCGTAAAGGGGTCGTTTTTAACCTAGATTATGGGGTTGATCGTGGACTTATTTTTGGACTGGGGTATATGATCGAGAATCAGGGGTTCAGAAAGAAGCCTTATGCCTATCGGCATCAGTTTCTAGGCAGTTATTTGACCGGTCGCGAATCATTTATGTTTGATTACAAAGGGAATTATAAAGATCTCATTGCAGGGCATGATCTTTATATTCATCTTTCGTCCCTTGGTCCCAAAAACCTGAGTAATTTCTTTGGATATGGAAACAATACTATTTTCGATAAATCGGATTCAAAGCGCATTTCGTATTACCGAAATCGATTTGATCTTGTGAGCGGTGACATTTTTCTGGAAAAGTACCTAGAACCTAAATTCAAGGTGTTCTATGGATCTTCTTCCGAATATTATACGAGTAAAGAATCGAATAATGTTGGACGTTATTTTGAGGAATTCCATCAAAAATATCCATCGGAACCTATCTATGGGAGTAATTTCTTCACTGGGCTTACTGGCGGGATAGATTATGATACACGTGATAATATGGCCAATCCTAAATCTGGAGTACACGTACATACCAGGCTGGGCTGGAATGCTGAAATTGGAGGGGAGGGCCGCAACTATACAAAATTGCAGCATTCCATGAGTTTTTATAAAACGGTTGCCGATAACTATATTACTTTCGCAAATCGTGTGGGATTTGATGCGGTATGGGGAGATCCCTATTTTTATCAGCATGCGCAAATTGGAGGGGAAATGAGCTTAAGAGGGTATAATTCCCGACGGTTCACTGGGAAAACAGCGCTTTATAATAATTTTGACATGCGATTAAAATTATTTAGCTACTCTTCTTATATCGTCCCAGGAACAGTCGGGGCAATTGGTTTTTATGATGTCGGAAGGGTATGGATGAGTCATGAAAATTCCAATGACTGGCATATGGGGTACGGCGGTGGAATTTATTTTATGCCTGGAGACCTGCTCACTATTCAGGGGGTAATTGGTTTTAGTAAAGAAGCAACATTGCCTTATCTTCGGGTTGGACTTTCTTTTTAA
- a CDS encoding helix-turn-helix transcriptional regulator — protein sequence MKSEIKKKLDKNFSERGLRNSSIDLSVLKHYKSYAKTFADIHNGIAVLSDLTANWSYTYLGTIAERLHLPADEKKLEINGIWEDFLLERVYPDDLAIKHALELQFLDLVKKMDLAERFNYQANSVLRVEGREGQIMQLSHQIFYLDTPGPEFPQLALCCYTLLPETETSVNLRNYILNQVTGVVHHLDGYGAKTSISTREKEILSCIKEGMISKLIAEKLGLSINTVNRHRQNILQKLRVRNSYEAVSVFNKMQRDHTD from the coding sequence ATGAAATCGGAGATCAAAAAAAAATTAGATAAGAATTTTTCGGAGCGTGGACTACGAAATAGCAGCATTGATTTGTCTGTGCTAAAACACTATAAGAGTTACGCAAAAACTTTTGCCGACATTCATAATGGTATAGCTGTACTGAGTGACCTGACAGCGAACTGGAGTTATACATATTTAGGGACAATTGCGGAGCGACTTCATCTTCCTGCAGATGAAAAGAAACTGGAAATAAACGGTATTTGGGAAGATTTTCTTCTCGAACGTGTTTACCCCGACGATTTGGCCATCAAGCATGCTTTGGAGCTTCAATTTCTTGACTTGGTCAAAAAAATGGATCTGGCGGAGCGATTTAATTATCAAGCAAACAGTGTCCTGCGGGTCGAGGGGAGAGAGGGGCAAATCATGCAGCTGTCCCATCAAATTTTTTACTTGGACACCCCGGGACCGGAATTTCCACAGTTGGCTTTATGCTGTTATACCCTATTACCAGAAACTGAAACATCAGTCAATCTCCGAAATTATATTCTCAATCAGGTAACGGGCGTGGTTCATCACCTGGATGGTTATGGCGCAAAAACTTCGATTAGCACACGCGAGAAAGAAATTTTAAGCTGTATCAAGGAGGGAATGATTAGCAAGCTAATTGCCGAAAAACTAGGTCTGAGTATAAATACAGTTAATCGGCATCGGCAAAATATACTCCAAAAGCTTCGTGTACGAAATTCATATGAAGCAGTGAGTGTGTTTAACAAGATGCAGCGGGATCATACTGACTAG